CACAAGAATGCTTTTAAATTACATAACCTAAGTTTGAAGACCAAACTCAATGAGTACCTTTAATCATATTGCATCCATCATATATAGTATCTCTATCATCAGTTCTCTTAAAACTAATCCAATTTAGACTATTGTACATAGTGTATGCTGCTGGTCTCGCTTCAGAGACGACTTTTAGAAAAAGGTGTTAtacaacatactgtataaacTGCTACAACTGTTTTGACCTGTAGAGAAATACCTCTGTTTCAAAAGACATGTTGGACCAATTGTTCAAAAGGGACAAATAGTAAATACATCTCTCTCATGAGGACGAAAACAGACGCGGTTTCACATAACAGACTGTacacaccatccatccatctcgTGAGATCAACAATATACATTTCATGAAAAGTACACGCCTCCATATCAAATACAGAGAAGACAAAATATTCGCACTTGGATCTAGAGACATTAATGATTATGTGGCGACCGTGATACTGAGAGACGGTGAAGCAGAAGACAGAGAATACGAGCACGGTAAGAAAAAGGACTGAGAAATCAATTTGATATACAGTGTTAAGAGACTGGGATGTCATCTGCAACAGCttggaagaagaagaacacaaaagcccacagaggaaaaaaaaaaagaaaatgtgcataaagTATCTCACAAAtgtatttacagcatttttaaatttcaataaaaatgtcaacctgtAGTAGAAATTCACCCTTAAAGAAATGTTATATTTACAATTTATACATTTGTATTTAAATAGAAACATGCAAGTGTTAACATCTTCCTACTGAATGTCAAAAAAACTCATCTTACCCTGGATTCTTTCAAGTTAGAATTAATATTAATTACTACTTACAATGAAATCTCATCATGAACAACCCCGATACATTTACATCTTCCTATTTCATAAAATggcaaaatagaaaaaaaacattaagcaAAGgggcagaaaaataaataagtgtGAGTAGCAAACTGTTAAAAATTATTCTAATGCTAAATTTTGTACATTTGACTACAAGATAGTGTAGGGAACACAAGGCGCGGACCTGTACTTACAAAGTGTACCAGTGTATGAAGACATTGACTGGGCTGGCGAAACCCACAGAGGAATTCCTATGAGAAAAGTGGCCTCCAGCTTTAAGTACAAAATGGCTCAAGCCATCTGTGTTTGGTTATAAAAACAGAtctatatacacatacatactaAACCAGTACACAAAATTGCAAAAGCTAAAGGCATTGGACACTTGAGTTCAACAGGTTTCTCACTGAGgcggaaaaaaagaagaggggaaaaaaatcccaggcctaaaaatgaattttttttgtccacagaAACAGAtcctttttttgtaaaaatcctgcatagaTTAAAATAATACCTCCTctgactttctctttttcaagTGCAAGAGGAAATAACAGTATCCCCTCCTGCAATAAAGGCCAGGGAGCcagtgaaggaaagaaaacacaaaaacaaacaaaaaaaaaaaaggtcaaaccTGGTCCAAATAGTAATtaatcactttgtttttctcttgagatggaaaaaaaaggagtaaGATGAGGCGTGCGCTCAGAAGATACACCGAATTTATGTTTGAAGATAGAAGAAAATGAGCGTGAAGTTCCAGACTGGGCAGATCTTCTACCACTTTCCTCTTATCCAATCGCTCATCAGCCATTAACTAAAAGAAAACCAACCAGTGATTGTTTCCATGAATACTATTTGGCCCAGGCTTTAATAATTCCAGCATGTTTTAGTAGGAAGtgggcttaaaaaaaaaaaaaaagaaagaaaaagcacaaaaaaaggaCAGTCCTTCATGCATTGACTGTTAGCAAACACCCAAACGTCGACCGAAATCTCGGGTTAACGGTCGTCATTCAAAACCCCCACATTCATGTTCCCTTGATGGCGACCTGTGGTCTTCACCCCGCCTGCTGTTCCACGCTAACAACAACTAGCTGATGCATCTACTGTCATCTAATACAAGTATGATTAagattttaaatttaaataggAACAATTACATATACAAATACTTTGCATCTTATAACCCTTGTTCAACCCTGTTTTGCAAGTATGCATTTGAAAAGTTATACTTCTGCTTGGccagaagattaaaaaaaaaactgctcggTACATAAATAAAATCTATAAAGGCCGTTATATTTTTGAAATATATAATCATAGATTTAAAACTCTTTGTTCTATAAATGCAACACTGCTAATCTGCATCACTGATtactctaaaaaaaaacaaaaaaaaacaaaacacctttCCTTTCAGATCAAATTGCTTTTGCTGTGCCAAATTAGTGGTCACTCAGGCCCAGTTTTCATAAACTGCAATGTAAATAACTGCATTGTGTACATGGAAATGATTTCAATACTTAAGACACTCCCTGCTGTTCCTTAGAAAAATACACTCTGAGCAAACAAggggatgaaaacatgaataacaCTGTCTGGAAGTGACTCACCCTCGGGGAAATTTCTCAATGAACAATGTAGCTACGAGCGTAAAAACATCTCACAGGAAGAGACTTGTATTCTGGAGCTTCAAAGACAGCAGATCTCTCGGAGACAACCTTGACGTGATCAATTTTAATAAGGCAAGAGTCTAAAAGCCCCTGCTAGCGGCCCCTTTGGGCCATGCAGCTCCTTCCATCGGACCGGAGCAAACTGATTTGAGGAAACTATCTAGCGGGGCGATAAGAGGTTCATGattgtggaaaataaaatgacgctgctaaaaacaaaaaccaaggGTCAATTAGGAGAAAATTTCTAAATATGTGTGTCAGAAGAATTAATCTGCTGTGCACAGTAGCCCTTCCTACAGTCCATAAAATCTTGTGGGCATGTTCCAAGATTAACCTTCAGCGCCTGGAGAGATGGTGCAAAGTATCTTACTGTGTGACCATCTTTGCTTAAAAATGCCAAATGCTCGGACAGGACTCgaccaaaacaaacataatcgctgccAGTTTCCGTTAACTGCTAAGTGTTTCAAAAGGCATAGGATGAGTTGTAGCAAAAATAAGCGGGAAAATAAAAACCATGTATTCAGATATGACGGgtggctgtttgttttcctgtagCTCACATACAAGGCACAAAAATGATAAAGAGAAACCTTCATTTTAAAGCACCTTTGGTGTTTATGGGAGGTACTTTGGTgaaacaaagtcaaataaaaagttaaaagcCAAAGTAGCCTAAAAACCAAACCCCATTTTTAAGCGTATTCACTTTGTCAGAATGCCTATATATGAAGCGTGGCGATAAGCTCTTTttgttcctgtgctgcagcttcgATGCTTCTCCCTGTGTGGTGCTGTCAACGGCGTGAGATGCTCTAGATTGCTCAGTGTTTTTGGCAAGCTGGTGTAGGAAATGGACACAGTGTTGGAGATATGTCTGAGAAGTtcatcacgtgtgtgtgtgtatgtgtgtgtgagttcatacagtacataaatgtatgtgtgtgtgtgtctgagagggcatgcttgtgtgtctttgagCACATGTTGCTGAATACAAGAGGCtgaggtgtatgtgtgtgtgtttgtgtgtgtgtgtgagcagtgtgcAGGGAGTCCTTGCTAGGGAATAAGCTTAGCGTCCAGGCGCAGCCAGTGGAGGCCCTGCCGTGTGTAACGCACCAGTTCTGTCATGCTGCTGGTGTTGAAGATCAGAGGACCCATCACCTTGTCCAACTCTAAGAAGAAGTCTGGGGAAACAAAAAGACGGCGTCAGTTTAAAAGCCAGAGACTCAGAGAAAGTTCCTCGTTTGCAGAAATACAAGCATTTTAATTATCATTTAATCTGTTCACTGATCGTTTTTCACTTACAAATtgtcagaaaacaatgaaaaacaacttCCCAGAGCCAAAGATGAGGACTTACAACTGATTATGACCAACCGACAGTCTAAAAACCAAAGATAGTCAATCTACATCTTGATagtaaaacttaaaaaacaacacccgagaagctgaaaccagcacatatttggtatttttgtttgataaatgacttttaAACAGTTAACATAGTATAAAAATTGCAGCCTGATTCACAGCAATCATGCTCAATACTGAACCAGGGTTTAAAAACTGTTGTCCACATCAGTCAGACACAAAAATGTGGGGAAACAGGGCCCAGGCTGAAAAACGTAGGTGTATTATTGCTTCAGCTACAACTATCGAagcaacaataataaaaaaaaataaagcagcacCAAAGTTTTGAAGTAGCTTACCCTTCTGCTCCTTGGATAGTTGCTCAGCCTGGTCCCAGACCTCGGTGGCGTACAGGAAGTTGGAGGTGACCTGGACGTAGCTGGCAGCCATCTGGTGGATACGCTGAGGGATGGTCACCGACGAGCtggcgctgctgctgctgctgactgacgAGTAGCCGACGGCCGTGCCTGGCGACAGTTTGGGAGACACTGGGGAGGGCATACCCGCTGCCTTGCTGCGTtcggacacacaaacacgcagacgTGATAATAAGAGTGCTGCTACCTGCTTTACAAACACTTTGGTAAAATGGTTAGCTTATTTTTAGACGTCAACACAAACACCTGAGACCGCATGCCAGGTAAATACACTGAGCACTGACTGACAATCATCACTGATGGGAACATTATGTAATGTAACTGCTGCCCAGTGTGACTCAGTAGCTTCACACTGTTCCTCACAACGAGATGTGAAAACAGGTGAAATTACAGAAGCCAACAAGCATGTGCATACAGGCTGAGAttcagaagaaaagacagtgttTCCAATAGTTTTTATTACTTTTCTAAGACTACTTGCAGAACATTTTCTCAGCATCCAAACTGTGTGTGGGAAACATCAATGCTACTCTACATCTGCACCCCTATAGTCTGTCTGTGGAGATTTACAAATATGTAACCAATGAAAAGTATTACAAACACCTTGTGACTAAATCTGGCAGCACCTCACAGCTCCACCCCGCCTCCATCTCTCGAAtgaagggagagcagagggtaACAGTGACAGGGTGGTTTAGTCATCACACCCTCCAGTAGGCAGCAGTATTGAGCCAGAATTGCTGGCAGTTGCCTCTCTAAAGTGTAGAAGAATACACGGCAGGAGTAGGCAGTTGTTTGGAGACGGCAGCAGGCTGGAGTGCAGTTTAGTCTAACATTTGCTGTCTAGTCAAAGCCAAGACTGTTTTCAATAGCCTGTTCATAACACCTGCTCTTTTATAACTAGAGATTTTGGCTAAATGCATTCCCACAACAGGGAAAACTGAGCGCACACGCACCGGTGAGTTGATGATAACATAACGTTATGCACAAAACTCGAATCTTAAAAACTCCATTTGACCTTGATTTTGGTCAAATAGTAATAATACAATGACACAAGTAATATGACCACATATAAATACACTATACCAACGTTGATTATCGGagtttaattattttaaaaacgcctttttttcacttcctgttttggaCATACAAGGTTTCTGCCGGACAGTGACACCATATGTCGCCCTGACAAACACTTTTAATCTCCAAACAGCAAAAGAGGACATGACTTACTTTCCCATTCCAGGAGAGGGAGCCTGGGTGTTACTGAGAGAATTCTGTCAAACAAAATGAGGAGGAACATTATgtacacagacaggaagcaggtcacacattcacagaacaaaaaaagaaaatacaaatctATATTGTGCTCCTTCGTTTCTGAAGGTTTGCCAGGCAAAACTTGAGTTCAGCTTCTAGGAAACAGAAAGTACCTTTAAGTGTTCGGTGAGTGTTTTGGAGTATTTTAGTGCGCTGTCTTTCCTCAGCTTGAATAACCGCAGGTAGAGGAGAGACTGGCATCGTAGGCTGGAGAGAGAAATAGGTTAATATTGATCTAAAGCCAGAGACATGTGCAAGTACACAACTCTCCTTAATCACATAACCTTCGCCTCAAAGTACTCAAATTCCCGGCTAAGAACAGGATGACATCTCTTGAGCGTGAAGTGGAAATCCATCACCAGAGGACTCACCAAAGCACAGCTAGCCTCTTGTCTGCTGAAGTAGCATCTGGGGCCATGTAGCTTTTTAACTTCATAGTGTATCTGAACATACAGACAGAACAAATGTTTAGTTTGTAGGAAAACCAGGGTGTTAAAGTCATTATAGAAACGGTTTATTCAAAAAATTTGGGTGTGTTAGGCTAGTAGCTGCTAATGTACCCTCGAGCTACTAGCTTAAAGCGGAGATTAGGAGCGGGCTTCAGAAGTTCGCTTCTTTGTAACTCCACACTGcctgatgtttttcagtttcaaacttTCAACCTCAAGTAAcagacgacaacaacaacatacttTGATGCGGAAAGGAGTATGATTGCCCTTACTTGATAAGCTCCACTGTTTCAGCATACATGGGGAAGGGAGACTTGGCCTCTTGGGCGCTCTTCTCCAGGGCGTTACCACATTCAATGAAAGACACCACAGCGTCCAGGTAGTACACTGCCTTCTCAAAACGGTCCAGCTGTAAAAGAGGGAACGgacaaagcaaaaatgaagTCACTGTGGGATTTTGTGACATGTACCAGTCAactttgtatttgtttctctTACTTATTTGCAAACGACTGTATTCTGTTTCCAGTTCTTGGAGCCATGGTTGTACAAGCTATTTTCTATTTTGACTGGAAATAACATGCAATAGAGTCAGATGTCCCATGAGCCCCAGGTAAGTAACTGATACCAGACGTGCAGGTAAATATAACCACCTGTTCATCTCTCAGTGACCCGGGAACAAAagcatttcttgtttttgtttgttttttggatgcTCAAAAACTACAAAACTCACACAGAAAAATGGGCTTTGGGATCTTTAAGGAATACTTCCCAGCGAGTACAACAAATACTAAACGTCAACTGTGCTCCAACAGCTAGCCTTAAGCCTCATGCAAAATCCCACCAGGATGCagatttcctctcctctcacttcttTGCATGCAGCAACTGACACCGACATCTCCATTTCATATGTAAATAGTCATTAGACGCTCGCTCTTACCAGTGCATCTGCGTTGTGTTTAAGTTTCTTGGCCTCCTGTAAGTAGTGATCTGCTGAATGGACCCTgaaacaaaaatgattaaacAGGTCAAACTAATCTGATTACATCTCTGAAccactaaaaaaaaagaccaatTTCCCCTAAGCACAGAACCTGCAAAGTAAACATAAAAACTCCCTCTAACATCCTTCCATTTCATCAAAACCTGaaacaaaagccacaaaaaTAAGAAGCGAGGTTATGTTGTTTCTTTACCTCTGCGTGAAAAGGACAGAGACTCCCAACAGAGAGCCgtttaaaatggaaatttacGTCCATCTCTCCTGCATGCAGCCACATCTATTCATGACCTCCCCAACCTCCTACAGCTTTATGCATCAAAGGCAACCCTAGATCCCCACAGCAGTTCTTTCAGCATATCCTGCTGAGGGGTTATCCACAGTGGAAAGAGCTCCTCTTACCTGTCCTCAAACACCAGCTTGGATCTCTGAGACTTGGAGCCGTCCGTGGAGAGCGGAGGAACAGCCAGCTGGTTATCACAGCCCTTTGAGGATTTCTCCTGCAGAGACAGCAAACGAGAGGGAATAAAgtttcaggggaaaaaaagggggcCTGGTGTTTGAAGTGGAGgataaaatggaagaaaaggtGACACTGAGGGAGTCTGGAGGCAGAAATGTTTTCCACGCTATAGATACTGAGCCTATACAATATACAGACTCAAACAAACACTTGAATCATGTTTAAAAATAGGCATCCCCTACATGAAGTGCACATGGATATCAAAACCCAGCAGCCTACGTTCTGGAACGCTCCCCTTTCTGCCGCAGCGACAACTTTCTCTGCttcatgcttgttttgtcatttaaattccccggaggaaacactgtgcagttGGCAAACATGATGAAAGATTGCCCTCACACTTCCCAGTGTCTGCAAAGCCTGCCAGAGATTCACGCAGGCAGCAAATGCCCCGCGATAAGGTCACTTGCACCCACCTTGCCATCGCGTGTGCTGCGCCCCTtgtcctctccttttctgtgtttggaggTGGAGTTGCCCTTGGTGCTGTGGCTTCCCTCCTTCCCGCTTCCTGTCCCGCtggacaaagaggtggaggaCTGGCTGACTGTCCTCTTTCGACTCGGGTGCTCTGCCTTGGGCGTCCGCTGGAGACCTGACATAGAGGGAGAGGGGACTggctcctctttcttctccaaaGACCTCTTGGACCTGGTGGGGTATGAATCACCATTGTAATACATATGTTTCTGTATTACTTAAACAGATGATGGCAAAATATTAATGCTCAAagattaaatattaatattccAGGTAGTTCAAGACTAAGGACACTGCAGAGACGCCACAAGAGTAGCTTGAGGAGGCTGCAGTAGAATCAACAAGACAGGTCACTGAGCTTTTACACTTTCATTCTATGACGCTCATTAAAGTTTATTTTGTGAACTGtaagaacagagagaaagacatctGACAAGCTTCATTTTGCCTGTAGCAAAACGAAGCACTGCTGTCACACCAAGTGATCCCAGCGTGCCGAGGGCTGACTGTGAATGCTAATCAGGAGGAAAAGGTGGAAGACTCactctttgctgctgcttttgtgatGAGATAGGGACTTCTCCTCCAGCTTGCACCGCTTGCTCTCGGGCTTGGTGCCCTCTTCGTCGTTCTAAAGataaaaagatgagagaaaattaaaagcaaagaCACATTAGAGGatttattggtgtgtgtgtgtgtgaatgcttcAGTAGGAAATGATCTGAAGACTAAGAAATTTGCATCTGAGCACTTAAACTTTCACAAGGCACAGTGAAACCTTCTGCCAGTGCTTAATGGTGTTCCAACTCACTGTTACACCCCAAGATTTCACTTCAGATTCAAAGTCTTTTCTCGGTTAGTTTCACAGctatgattaaaaaaagcacaatcACCTAATGGCAGAAACTCCAGATCTGGATCTCCACCAAGACTGAATCAATTGTTCTTTGGCTCAGAggcattttctcattttaatggAAATCTGTTTGGAAGTTATTTTAAGAGATACGGTATCCTGTTGGAAGGCTAACTAAAATGGAATGATCATAACTCCCCTGATGACAGAAATAATCAAAAAAAGCTCAGTGTGGAAGAGAAAGCTCTCTTTTGGGAGGGGCGGGTGTAGAGACAATCTTAAATATCTACATAATGTTTAAGTGACGGGAACACTCGATGAGAAAGTCTTACACTTCGCTCTCCTTGTAACCTTCTTAAAGGGAGAAATGAATGATAAGAAATGTATTCGACAGGGCTGGAAtcaaaacagcagagaagaacACACCCAtaccttgtgttttctcttggcCTTGCTAGAACTCTTCTCGGAGCTCTGCTTGCTGAAGTCTTTGCTGTCCCTGTCGAGAGAGTCGTCCCTCTCCACTTTTATCTCTGCAGGCTCCTTGTAGGGCCGCCCAGGGATCCTAGACAGCAAGCTGAGATCTATAGGAAATGGGAAGGAAAGGGAAGGGTCGGGTAGGGTTTAATTTGGTCCAAAGTAAAGCTTTAGGAGTGTGAACTCCAGCCAGAGATGTGTAAAACAAGTGCACAGAATACAGTGAGAATTAGTAAAAATCTTTGCCTTATGAGCGATTTGACTGACCTATCTTCACTAGCAGAACCTGCTGCTGAGGCAGCCTCGCAGGGTAACGCTCCTCTGGATCACTGAGTGGAGACAGCAGCTCTTTCTCTTCCAtgggagaaaacacacacacgggggtCCTGATACTCTCTGTGTATTTGGGTGTCTGCGACAAAGATGGGATGCTGTCATTCCCCTCAGAGTCTGACGATGACGAGTCCGTATCAACAAACTCGCGGGACTTCTGGGAAGTCTTGGTGGCCGCCTTGGCCTTGCGTTTATCTGCGGTGGTGACGGCAGCCGCGGTGGGCCTCGGGGAGGATTTGGGCTCTTTTTTGATGCTTGGTTTACGGGAACCCTTAGTCGCGGCTTTGGGCCGATGAGGAGGGATCTCCGGAGCCGGCTCGCTCTCCACTCTCAGACCTCCCTTGGGTTCCTCCACCACCGGGGGCTTCTCAGACTTTTTAGGCTGTTTTTTACCCACACTCCTTCGCGGGTTCGTGCCCCCCTCGCTCTGGGCGGGGGATTTTTGACGACCACGACCACCCTCTGCGCCCTTCTGCGCCGCCCGTAAGTCCCTGCTTGGGGTGGGTGCTGTTGAGTCTTTTGAACCCCCTCCCTGGCTGCCATAGCCGCGTCCTGAGCTGTTGTCTCTGCCCTCCTTCTTACACTTGGTTGGAACATTATTGTCCACTGGTGAGGCTGGTGAGAACTGCTTGGCCTTCTTGAACCAGTTGTCCAGCTGCCACTTGTTGGCCATGGGCTGTTCAGgctgaagaggagcaggagaacaCACAGATGTAAGGAATTATCTTAGCGAGCAaaaattattattgtttattatcTCATTATTAGAATTTTggccaaaagaaagaaaaagcaatgtCTTGCAACAATCCCAAAAAAGGGTGGGTGGAGCTACAGACGGTCAGTGCAATCAAGACTTAATGATCGATGATCAAATGATCACTAAGTTGCACTACAGCTTTGTACAAGTCACTGATTAGTCATTACTTCAGGAGAGGCGGGCCGTGGGTGTTCATTGGCTTCGCTGTCCGTCGTGCTGCTTTCGCTCTCGCTGTCCGAGCCCGAGCTGCTCTCCGAGCCGCTGTGGCTGCTTGAGTCATCCCTCGACTGCTCTGCTCCTTCACTGTTATTGCTGTTGTTACAGAGGAGAGTCAAACAGCTTTATAAAGTGCACTTTCAGTCACACTTTCCATACCGAAGCATGCATACGAACGACTACATCACGTCCCGTGTTTAAGACACACTCAGGTCCAAAGTTACAAATCTCTTTGCTCCATGTGAAGACACACCGATTATCTCTAGACAATAGACAGCCACAACTTTGCAGCTGACGATTATTCTTAACCACAGTTGATTTGTTCTTGcacatttttcagctgttttatttctgagAACTGGGAATTTGCCTCACACTGCAGTCCTTGTCACTGATAACTCCCGCTGTCGGCCTTGGGAAAGATATGGATGTGATATGTGTGCAAAGGTTGATGCTCCTGAAGGCCTGACCAACCAGCTACTGCAGTGACAAGGATCAGAATGAGCTGCACTGCCAGGAGCTGAACTCAGGGCAATTAGTAAAGTTTCCACCATGTGCAAACTGTCAACACAATTATCGCCCACTTCAGGACTTTCCACAGCTATGGAGAATCCCTGTCGTGTAGGAGTGTAGACAGTAGTCACTCTTTAACTCATTTTTTAGATGACTTAGTTATTTGATTACAAAAATCATCTGTCAAAGTAATGAAATTTAAGTCTCACTTCAGACTGATGATGGCCCTATTTTAATTTCTGAGGTCGTCATGTGTGGTGCTGTTGGATTGCTCCCATGCACAAACATAATAcaagataaaaaataatgataaaaataagaaaGCTACCTAACTTGTTTATCTCTTTCAAGATGAGGGACATAATATAACAAAGGCCTCTGAATACAATGCAAGCCAACACTAACCCGCCGTGGCGTTCCCGACATGGctgcaacaaaaacagtgtTCAAATTTCACAAAAGTAAATTGTCTGTGCTTTGTGCTTTACCTTGCTGATGTGTTCCTTGAGGCATTCTTGGCTGAGTCCTGTTCTCCATCGCTGTCCTCgctgctgctcagcttcagGTCGTCTTCCAGCATACTGAGACACAGGAACGAAACTAAATGaaatctttgtattttttcacagcagtgcAATTGCTGCACTTGGGGACTGCTGGCTCTGCATAACTGAGGCCATCTATGCATGTCTGCCTTCTTCAATGTTTCTTAATTCAACATAAATATATGTCTTATGTTGTCTGAATCGGTACCGGGAAAACTACAAAGGTGGGCTCAAGATGAGAGAGGACCAAGACAGGAAAGGATAAAGGTCTTACGTTGGCTGGTCATCGCAAGCTTTGGGCTGGTGGCTGCTGGAGCTCTTGGAAGAACTGCCTCGCTCTAAAAACGCACAAACAAGACAGATGAGCAAGTAGTATACGCAGGATAAAGATGCGTATCAGAAACATATGCGTGCATAATCCTTTTAGCGTGTGATCGGTTTGAAATGCATGTGATACTCACTGTGTCCACTTGGAAAAGGGTGAGAGTCCtgaggtgaaaaaagaaaacagactttcattcatcttttcatcatttACCAGAAAATGTGTCTGTTGTACATGATAACAAATCAATGAACAAGCGAATACATCAATCAGACAGGATTTTTCATCTTTGAGTTTGTAGCTATTTATATAAACACCCgaactgactgaaaatgacttcttcttctgtcaaatcaaatattcatcAATAGTAAGTCTCATCCCTTTATAGCTCCTATTGAACATTCACCAAACGAGGTTTCTCTTGATTGGTTGCGTGTGTTACGTAACGCCCCACCATACAAAAGcaataaacaaatatttaagCCATATTCATTCATCATGACGTGTGATCATCTGAACAGTACACGCAGGAGCTGGTGCAAAGCTGACCTTGGTGGGGAATGGAAACTTGGAGGGCTCAGTTTTGCAGGGGGTGTGGATGGCTGTCAGTGGAGGTGGCCACGACTGagtcatttcctgaagaaagaaataacacacaaacacaagcgcgcgcacacacacacacacagacacacacacggggaAAGAATGTGCAAATTAGTTGTAAGGTGTGAGCAATGCAAAATGCTCTTTCATTCACTCGAGGCAGCAGGCTTTTCTCCGAGTACTCCGGATGAACTGTGGCGTAGGAGagggaacaaaacacaaatgcgTACGTACCTTCAAAATCTCATCGACACAGTTGGCGTCACCGGATCCCTAAAGACAGAAACATCAAGTTCAGCACATGTTCATAAACAACGTGACGCGGCAGGTCAGCGGCCATTTTCAGCAACGTGAGTCATTCTAAAGGCATTTTATGAGGCCTTCGAGTTCAGTCAGACCAAGTGTAACCTGCTGTGAGGTAATTAATTCCAGTTACTACATCATTATGAATATATGCTCCAAACATAAACTGCCATTTTAAGTCTATATACGCTTCATGCGACGTCCACTACTATAGAATTATATCTGAAGTGACACATTAGCCCTTTCTGTGAGCAGTGTAACGAAGCTGCATGGGTCAGAGTAAATTGAAAAAAAGCCTGCAGACAAGCCTCACCTCTACAGGCTGTGAGGGGATCTTGAGTTTGGAAAGTGAGGCCTTGCTGTTGGACTTCATCTCT
Above is a window of Chaetodon auriga isolate fChaAug3 chromosome 15, fChaAug3.hap1, whole genome shotgun sequence DNA encoding:
- the aff4 gene encoding AF4/FMR2 family member 4 isoform X1, with translation MASQSGNMNREDRNVLRMKERERRNQEIQQGGGEAFPANSPLFPEPYKVSSKEDKLSSRIQSMLGNYDEMKEPISDTLPKLGGKPSNSSSSSEEKSVPPLFGGDQRGVGSGGSSQSSKWTPVGPAAGGSSSQSQKRSGLGSQRGTGGSSGSSSSSQRHGGEAREKKSSKHSGGSEHSKSHTSSPAKGSLSSSSSNSHLRSSLSAEQHHSKERYRSKSPRDREANWDSPSRVHTSFPSGQHSSQAFPPSLMSKPGSMLQKPTAYVRPMDGQETAEPKSSQAESYSGQSHSSTMGEMKSNSKASLSKLKIPSQPVEGSGDANCVDEILKEMTQSWPPPLTAIHTPCKTEPSKFPFPTKDSHPFPSGHKRGSSSKSSSSHQPKACDDQPTMLEDDLKLSSSEDSDGEQDSAKNASRNTSASNNSEGAEQSRDDSSSHSGSESSSGSDSESESSTTDSEANEHPRPASPEPEQPMANKWQLDNWFKKAKQFSPASPVDNNVPTKCKKEGRDNSSGRGYGSQGGGSKDSTAPTPSRDLRAAQKGAEGGRGRQKSPAQSEGGTNPRRSVGKKQPKKSEKPPVVEEPKGGLRVESEPAPEIPPHRPKAATKGSRKPSIKKEPKSSPRPTAAAVTTADKRKAKAATKTSQKSREFVDTDSSSSDSEGNDSIPSLSQTPKYTESIRTPVCVFSPMEEKELLSPLSDPEERYPARLPQQQVLLVKIDLSLLSRIPGRPYKEPAEIKVERDDSLDRDSKDFSKQSSEKSSSKAKRKHKNDEEGTKPESKRCKLEEKSLSHHKSSSKESKRSLEKKEEPVPSPSMSGLQRTPKAEHPSRKRTVSQSSTSLSSGTGSGKEGSHSTKGNSTSKHRKGEDKGRSTRDGKEKSSKGCDNQLAVPPLSTDGSKSQRSKLVFEDRVHSADHYLQEAKKLKHNADALLDRFEKAVYYLDAVVSFIECGNALEKSAQEAKSPFPMYAETVELIKYTMKLKSYMAPDATSADKRLAVLCLRCQSLLYLRLFKLRKDSALKYSKTLTEHLKNSLSNTQAPSPGMGNKAAGMPSPVSPKLSPGTAVGYSSVSSSSSASSSVTIPQRIHQMAASYVQVTSNFLYATEVWDQAEQLSKEQKDFFLELDKVMGPLIFNTSSMTELVRYTRQGLHWLRLDAKLIP